In one Alnus glutinosa chromosome 12, dhAlnGlut1.1, whole genome shotgun sequence genomic region, the following are encoded:
- the LOC133851326 gene encoding uncharacterized protein LOC133851326 encodes MGASESTLSSSQRLADEISTVSEQSEVADPILETLKSLKITTPILTAPPAESSLTDILVRKPPSSSVPATVNPKVLLELFSMYRDWQEAKAQMISKKQEEIENKIEVADALAVKLRQRFNYSVSAMKSTSQHLSGVHALQVEIGELKGRLTEVISNCDALCKRIASEGPEPLRSSIKPFAIATADSEISPGSSSLPKDLNKTPPSTEAKLDS; translated from the exons ATGGGGGCCTCAGAGTCCACACTCTCAAGCTCACAG AGGCTGGCCGACGAAATCTCCACCGTGTCCGAGCAATCGGAGGTCGCAGATCCCATCTTAGAGACGCTCAAATCCCTCAAAATA ACAACACCAATACTGACGGCACCACCAGCGGAGAGTAGCTTGACTGACATATTGGTGAGGAAACCTCCGTCTTCTTCGGTTCCAG CTACCGTGAATCCGAAGGTGCTGCTGGAGCTCTTCTCTATGTACCGTGATTGGCAGGAGGCGAAGGCTCAAATGATTAGCAAAAAACAG GAAGAGATAGAAAACAAGATAGAAGTTGCAGATGCTTTGGCAGTTAAACTTCGACAACGGTTTAATTACTCGGTGTCGGCAATGAAGTCAACTTCACAACATTTATCAGGAG TTCATGCATTGCAGGTGGAGATTGGAGAGCTTAAAGGAAGGTTAACGGAGGTTATTAGTAACTGTGATGCATTGTGCAAGAGAATCGCTTCTGAGGGGCCAGAACCTCTTCGGTCATCTATCAAGCCATTTGCAATTGCCACTGCCGACTCAGAAATCAGCcctggttcttcttctttgccaAAAGATCTAAACAAAACTCCTCCATCTACAGAAGCTAAGTTGGATTCATAG
- the LOC133851325 gene encoding GDP-mannose 4,6 dehydratase 1, translating into MASETDNSRPGSTTNGEAVPQRKVALITGITGQDGSYLTEFLLDKGYEVHGLIRRSSNFNTQRINHIYIDPHNAHKARMKLHYADLTDASSLRRWFDTIRPDEVYNLAAQSHVAVSFEIPDYTADVVATGALRLLEAVRSHIAATDRTHIKYYQAGSSEMFGSTPPPQSETTPFHPRSPYAASKCAAHWYTVNYREAYGLFACNGILFNHESPRRGENFVTRKITRAVGRIKIGLQSKLFLGNLQASRDWGFAGDYVEAMWMMLQQDAPDDYVVATEESHTVEEFLEVAFGYVGLSWRDHVVIDKRYFRPAEVDNLKGDSSKAKKVLGWKPKVGFEQLVKMMVDEDVELAKREKVLVDAGYMDAQQQP; encoded by the coding sequence ATGGCGTCCGAGACCGACAATTCCAGACCCGGATCCACAACCAACGGCGAAGCCGTTCCACAGCGCAAAGTAGCGCTGATTACCGGGATTACCGGGCAGGACGGTTCGTATCTTACGGAGTTTTTGCTGGACAAGGGGTACGAGGTGCACGGGCTCATCCGGCGGTCCTCCAACTTCAACACCCAGCGCATCAACCACATCTACATCGACCCACACAACGCGCATAAGGCCCGCATGAAACTCCACTATGCGGACCTCACCGACGCATCCTCGCTCCGCCGCTGGTTCGACACGATCCGCCCCGACGAGGTCTACAACCTCGCCGCCCAGTCCCACGTGGCCGTCTCCTTCGAGATCCCCGATTACACCGCCGACGTGGTCGCCACTGGGGCCCTCCGCCTCCTCGAGGCCGTCCGGTCCCACATCGCCGCCACGGATCGGACCCACATCAAGTACTACCAGGCCGGGTCGTCCGAGATGTTCGGATCGACACCGCCTCCCCAGTCCGAAACGACGCCGTTCCACCCCCGTTCCCCTTACGCCGCCTCCAAGTGCGCGGCTCATTGGTACACCGTGAATTACCGGGAGGCCTACGGGCTGTTCGCGTGCAATGGGATACTATTCAACCACGAGTCGCCGAGGCGAGGCGAGAATTTCGTGACCCGGAAGATCACGCGGGCAGTGGGTCGGATCAAGATCGGACTTCAGAGCAAGCTTTTCCTTGGTAATTTGCAGGCCTCGAGGGACTGGGGTTTCGCTGGGGACTACGTGGAGGCGATGTGGATGATGCTGCAGCAGGATGCGCCGGACGACTACGTGGTGGCCACGGAGGAGTCGCACACGGTGGAGGAGTTCCTGGAGGTGGCTTTCGGGTACGTGGGGCTCAGCTGGAGGGACCACGTGGTGATCGACAAGCGGTACTTCAGGCCCGCCGAGGTGGACAATTTGAAAGGGGACTCCAGCAAGGCCAAGAAGGTGCTTGGTTGGAAGCCCAAGGTCGGGTTCGAGCAGTTGGTGAAGATGATGGTTGACGAGGACGTTGAGTTGGCCAAGAGGGAGAAGGTGCTCGTGGATGCTGGGTACATGGATGCCCAGCAACAACCCTAA